In a genomic window of Desulfovibrio inopinatus DSM 10711:
- a CDS encoding DUF6682 family protein, with product MARTCGELADDIRQILFDPTGIRWDNDEIMKWINLARKEICKYKPDLFVKTKTVILVAGTKQSLPSSAIRIVKVVRNMGTTGTSPGRSITLTDLKILENLPGWHAHDPSSVVLHWTFDDRSPKSFYIFPPQPATGQGYVEIIYIDSPGNLTISQELDIDVTYESDILNYVLGMCYRKDADFAGNDKRSQGHLNDFYRSMGSREQLEMIDDPNIRSAAGPRSLITREGK from the coding sequence ATGGCGCGAACGTGTGGAGAACTTGCTGATGATATCCGCCAAATCTTGTTCGATCCGACTGGCATACGGTGGGATAACGATGAGATAATGAAGTGGATCAATCTTGCTCGTAAAGAGATATGCAAATACAAGCCTGATCTCTTTGTCAAAACGAAAACTGTGATCCTTGTGGCTGGCACAAAACAAAGTCTTCCGAGTTCCGCTATACGTATTGTCAAAGTTGTGCGGAATATGGGGACAACGGGAACATCTCCGGGGAGATCGATAACACTGACCGATCTCAAGATTTTGGAGAACCTTCCCGGATGGCATGCACACGATCCGTCCAGTGTTGTATTGCACTGGACGTTTGATGATCGCAGTCCCAAATCGTTTTATATCTTCCCTCCTCAACCCGCGACAGGACAAGGCTATGTGGAGATCATCTACATAGATTCCCCTGGAAATCTTACGATTAGTCAAGAGCTGGATATTGATGTCACGTATGAGTCGGATATCCTCAACTACGTTTTGGGGATGTGTTACCGCAAAGACGCTGATTTCGCCGGTAACGATAAACGATCCCAGGGTCATTTAAATGATTTCTATCGATCAATGGGGTCGCGTGAACAGCTTGAAATGATTGATGATCCAAATATTCGTTCCGCGGCCGGTCCACGCTCTTTGATTACGAGAGAGGGGAAATAA
- a CDS encoding phage tail fiber protein translates to MSAMSNYLEQSLINAILRATAFSSPNVADLHLALFVADPTDANITTNEVSASWYERQPTGTWTAPGAESGQSSNTSSVTFPAVSGDSVTITHFGIYDSSLSGNLLLHGPLTTPKTMDDADVVSFAPGSLVVTMA, encoded by the coding sequence ATGTCCGCTATGTCCAACTACCTCGAGCAATCGCTTATCAATGCAATTCTGCGCGCTACTGCATTTTCCAGCCCGAATGTTGCGGACTTGCACCTTGCTCTCTTTGTGGCTGATCCAACCGATGCCAATATCACGACAAACGAGGTGAGCGCATCGTGGTACGAACGTCAACCAACCGGAACGTGGACCGCCCCCGGAGCGGAAAGTGGTCAGAGCTCCAATACGTCTTCTGTCACATTCCCTGCTGTCTCTGGAGATTCCGTGACAATCACGCATTTCGGTATTTATGATTCGTCTCTTTCCGGGAATTTGCTGCTCCATGGCCCTCTCACGACGCCCAAAACGATGGACGACGCCGACGTCGTCTCTTTTGCCCCCGGTTCGCTTGTTGTAACGATGGCGTAA